From the Haladaptatus caseinilyticus genome, the window GGGGTGTCTTGGTGACAGAATCGTCAATGAACTACCAAAGTGGCGGGTTCATCAACATGAGAGCTACCACTCAGAGGAATGCAATCTACAGTGAGGTTGTCAGTAGAAGGCTTTGCCCCTTAACGCGAGTGAGGATCTCACTACTGGAAATGGTGGGGTGTGAATGTATTAGTGGAACCCGGACCCACTAGTGGTTATACTGGAAATAGCGGAAACGTCGGTAGAAACAATTATCATACATGGCTAACTTAATTTGAGATCAGAATGGCTCCTCGATTCCAACCGGATGATACGCTCTACAAGCGACGGAATACACTAAAAGTAGAGTACGTTCCTGATGAGATCGTTGGGCGAGACAATGAAATTGAAGAGTACGAAGCTGCTCTACAGCCGATCATCAACGGTGAGTATCCCGACAATATCTTCATTTACGGGAAGACAGGGGTCGGAAAGACTGCGGTGACGAACTTTCTGCTCAATGAATTGGAAGACTCCGCGGATCACTTTGATGTCGATATCTCGGTCGTCACTGTCAACTGTGACGGTCTCAGCACGAGTTATCAAGCCGCAATCAGCCTTGTTAATAAATTCCGAGAACCCGAACATCATATCGCCGAAACAGGCCATCCACAATCTAAGGTCTATCGCCTTCTCTGGAACGAACTTAACAAACACTCAGGAACCGTCCTTATTATCCTTGACGAGATCGACCATATCTCAGACGATACGTTTCTTTATCAGATTACCCGTGCCGATAACAACGGCTACATCGACAACATTCAGCTCGGTCTTATCGGCATCAGTAACGACTCGACGTTCCGAGAGCATCTCGATGCAAAGGTGCAGTCATCGCTCTGTGAAACAGAGATATCATTCCCACCATACGGAACGGAAGAACTTCAAAAAGTGCTCGAGCAGCGAGCCGAAATTGCATTCCATCAAAACGCGCTTGAGGATGGGGTGATTCCACTCTGTGCAGCGCTCGGTCGACAGGACGGTGGTGATGCTCGACGGGCAATTATGCTCCTTCGAAAAGCCGGCGATCTCGCTCGAACGGAGAATGCAGAAGCAGTCACGACCAACCACGTCGAACGTGCACAGGAGAAACTCGAGGCCCAGCAGAGCATGGACATCATGCGCGATCTTACCGAACATGAGCAACTCACCTTATACGCCCTGATA encodes:
- a CDS encoding orc1/cdc6 family replication initiation protein, with translation MAPRFQPDDTLYKRRNTLKVEYVPDEIVGRDNEIEEYEAALQPIINGEYPDNIFIYGKTGVGKTAVTNFLLNELEDSADHFDVDISVVTVNCDGLSTSYQAAISLVNKFREPEHHIAETGHPQSKVYRLLWNELNKHSGTVLIILDEIDHISDDTFLYQITRADNNGYIDNIQLGLIGISNDSTFREHLDAKVQSSLCETEISFPPYGTEELQKVLEQRAEIAFHQNALEDGVIPLCAALGRQDGGDARRAIMLLRKAGDLARTENAEAVTTNHVERAQEKLEAQQSMDIMRDLTEHEQLTLYALITLAAENATPARSRIVYQRYKELCEFQGRDPRTARRMRSFLSDFEILNLTLSQMEHRGQDGGTYREHEVNRDIATVVDALQTVISEFGAHRSIIEYLPDSGEEFTAM